The genomic DNA AGGCTTTGCGGCTCAGGCATGCAGGCATATCTTGATGCTGTAAGAGCAATAAGAAACGGCGATGGAGATTGTTATTTAGCAGGCGGAGTTGAATCAATGACCCGCGCTCCTTTTGTAATGGCAAAAGCAACTGAACCGTTCTCAAGAAAAGTTGACGTATTCGATACTACTATCGGCTGGAGATTCACAAATCCTTTGCTTGCAAAAATGCATCATCCGTTTTCTATGGGTGAAACAGCAGAGAACGTTGCAGAGAAATATAAAATCACAAGAGAGAGACAGGATGAGTTTTCATACAAATCACAGATGAAAGCTAAAGCGGCAATTGAAACAGGGAAGTTTAATAATGAAATTCTACCAGTTGAAATAAAATCAAAGAAAGATGTTGTAATATTTAATACTGATGAGTTCCCGAGATTCGATACCACAATAGAGAAGCTTGCTAAGCTGAAACCGGCATTCAGAGAAGGCGGAACTGTTACAGCAGGAAATTCCAGCGGGGTAAATGACGGAGCGAGCTTACTTTTAATATGCTCGGAAGATTTTGTAAAGAAGCATAATTTAAAGCCAAGAGCAAGATTTGTATCAGGCGCAGTTGCAGGAGTTGATCCTGCATGTATGGGTATCGGTCCCGTACCTGCAACAGTTAAAGCGCTATCGAGAGCTAACTTGAAAGTTGATGACTTAGATTTAATTGAACTGAACGAAGCATTCGCTGCGCAGTCACTTGCAGTAATAGATGAACTTATGCTTGATGAAAGCAAAATTAATGTTAACGGCGGAGCTATTGCATTAGGCCATCCGTTAGGCAGCAGCGGCTCAAGAATTTTACTGACACTTCTGAATGAAATGGAAAAGAGAAATAAAAGATACGGACTTGCCACTATGTGTATTGGAGTTGGACAGGGAATAGCTAGTATTATCGAAAGAATTTAATTCTGAATTCAGGTTGTTGGTCAGGAGACCAACAACGGCAACTTTTTCTGCTTCCCAAACCCCTGTTTGGGAAGCAAAATCACAATTCAAATAAAGGTGACACTGCCAAATCAATTATCGGTTTTAAGAATAATTCTTGCTCCACTCTTTCTGTATTTTTTTCTTTCAGATAATTTGTTGTTGAAAAAAATCTCAGTAGGTGTCTATCTTATTGCAACGATAACTGACTGGTACGACGGCTGGCATGCGCGCAAATTCGGAGTGGTAACAAAAACCGGAATTTTTCTTGACCCTCTTGCAGATAAAATTCTCACTTCCTGCGCGTTCATCGGATTTTTTCTGATAGGTATGATGCCTCTCTGGATGGTGATTATTATTGTGGTTCGCGATATAGTGATTACACTGATGCGTTCATATTCTGAAATGAACGGCAAAACTTTACCAACTTCCTACATAGCAAAAGTGAAGACATTCGTACAGATGACGTATATATTTGCAATTCTTGTTTTATTTTTCTGGAGCATATCAACAAAAGATTTAACTATTAGTGTTGATATTGGTGTGTTCCTCCTCTCTCCATACAATTATTTTTTAATGGCATTAGTCACATTCCTAACTGTATATACAGGCATCACATATTTTTTTGAAAAGAAATCTTAACCCTGTTTAAATATGAGATTTGTAAAAACTAAAGAGATTGTAAATCCCGATTTCAAAGTCGATTTTTTCAGTAAACTGATTGCAAGCTGGTTCTTCACAGGATATTTCCCAAAGGGTTCGGGCACTGTCGGCAGTCTTGCTGCATTTGTTATATTTCTTTTTCCGTCTATGAATGACCCTTACATGCTCAGTATTGCCTTCCTTATTGTTTTTATTTTGGGAACGTATGCAACAATTCCTATGATGAAACGTTATGGAAATGACCCCTCGACAGTAGTTGTTGACGAAGTGGTAGGGCAGTGGTTTACAATTATGATAGTAATGGCTGCAGGATACTGGAAGCTGAATTTTATATGCTGCGCTGTAACTTTTATAGGATTCAGAGGTTTTGATATATTGAAGCTTCAGCCTGCCAAATATTTCGATAGAAAACACACTGCTTTAGGTGTAATGCTTGATGACGTTATGGCTGCTATTTACGGCGGTGTTGCTTCAATCTTTGCAATTATTTTACTACAAAGATTATTAAATTTATAATAAATGAACTCAAAGATACTGACAGTCGGTGATGAAATTTTAATCGGGCAGATTGTAAATACCAATGCCGCATTCTTGGGTGATGTATTGTTTAATACTGGACTTCCTGTAGAAAAATCGGTAACAATCGGTGACGATGAAAAAATACTTATTGATGAACTGCAGGACTCTCTTTACAATTATGATGTAACAATTATAACAGGCGGATTAGGACCGACGCACGATGATATAACAAAGCCCGTACTTCTTAAATTTTTCAAAGATAAGCTGATACTTGATGAAAAGGTTTTAGAGCATGTAAAAAAAATATTTTCGACACGCAATGTTCCAATGCCGGAAACAAACATAGGGCAGGCAATGGTGCCCTCCAAGTCAAAAGTAATATGGAATGAAAACGGAACAGCTCCGGGAATATGGATTGAGAAGGCAAATAAAGTTTTTGTTGCTTTGCCGGGTGTTCCTTATGAAATGAAGGCGATGATAAGTGATACAGTAGTTCCGATGCTGAAAGAAAAATATTTAAAAGATTTGGGATATGTCCTGAAACAAAAAACATTACTAACAACGGGAGTAGGGGAATCTATCCTAAATGAAATGATGGGAGATGTCCCTTCGATAATCGGAGAAGATAAACTTGCGTTTCTTCCCAGCATTGAAGGAGTACGATTAAGAATAAATGTGAAGGCTGATACTGAAGAAAATGCTTCTCAGAGAATTTCAGAGATTGAAAGTAAAATCCGGGAAAAAATAGGTGAGCATATTTTCGGGGAAGGTGAAGAAATACTTGAAGAAATTATCGGCAAATTACTTACAAAAAAGAAATTTTCAATTGCAGTTGCGGAGTCGTGTACAGGCGGAATGATTTCATCCAGAATTACTGATGTAAGCGGAAGCTCTGAATATTTTAAAGGCGGGATGGTAACATATTCCAATAAGTCTAAAGTGAAATTTTTAGATGTAAAGAAAAAAACTCTGACTAAGTATGGAGCCGTAAGTGAAAAGACAGCGAAGCAAATGGCAGAGGGAGTTCGAAGGCACTTTAAAACTGATATAGGTATTTCAACAACAGGAATTGCCGGACCAACAGGCGGCAGCGATGAAAAACCGGTTGGTTTAGTTTACATTGGCTACTCAGATAAAAAAAATACTTTTGCAAAGAAATTTCTGTTTGGAAATTTCAGAGACAGAAACAAGAAAAGAGCAGCGCAAATGGCTCTGGAAATCGTAAGAAAAGAATTGTTGAAATTACAAATATGAATTGTTAATTTTATTGACCTCGAGAACTATTTTTCCCTTTAAAAATAATTATAAAATTGCTTCATTACACGATAGCAAAAATTAAACTTCTGGAAGGAGAAGAAAATGAACAAAAATTACTCTTTAGCATTTAAGAGTATGTCAATATTTACAATGCTATTCTTGATTTTTAACTTAAACACAGGAAAGGCAGCGTCAATGTTAGACGACCCTCGGTTTGACCGCATACCTCAAAGCTACCTTGAGCAGGTTGCGATGCAAAACGATTTCTTTGCCCCTGCAACGGTTACTATTGGCGATTACGACAATTTTGATATGGGAACCAGTACTGCCGAACCGCACATCTCACAAAATCCATTGAATCCTCTTTGGAATTTCTGCGCATACAATATAAATACAAGTTTCAGAACATTGGATGGCGGAATGACATGGACAGCAACTTCAGTTCCTTTTGCAAACACAGCAGGTGACCCTGTAACAGCTTATGACAGTTTAGGAAATCTTTTCTACGATAACATGAAGAGTCCAATCACCGGAACATGGACAAATAAATCTACTAACGGTGGTGTAACATGGGGTACCGGTGTATCAGCAAATGTAGGTAATGATAAGAACTGGATCTGCGCTGACCAAACTGGCGGTCCTTACGGCGGATATATTTACGGCGGAATGACACCCGGTAACTTTGTAAGAAGCACAGACCACGGTGCAACATTCTCAACAATGTTTACAGCAAGCACGCAGACTCTACCGGGAAGTATGACAGCAGTCGGACCAAACGGTAGTGTTCAGGGTGGAAGTGTTTATTACATGACACACTCAGGAGCTAATTCAGCAGGTGTTTATACATTATACAGATCAACAAACGGAGGAGCTAATTTTACGCAGATGTCCTCAAATCAATTTTCGAATTACATCGGAACAGAAATCAGCTCACGTTCCACAGTTCAGGGAATGAGAACAAGACCATATCCAATGATTGCATGTGATAACAGCTACGGACCATACAGAGGTCGCGTATATTTAGTTTATGCATCAAACAATCCTGCAGGAAATGGAAACAAA from Bacteroidota bacterium includes the following:
- a CDS encoding acetyl-CoA C-acyltransferase, whose product is MKEVYIVDGLRTPIGKYGGTLKDTRPDDMMALLMKELVKRNFEYKGIQKEEIEDAIIGNANGAGEENRNIARMCVLLAGLPLTVGGVTVNRLCGSGMQAYLDAVRAIRNGDGDCYLAGGVESMTRAPFVMAKATEPFSRKVDVFDTTIGWRFTNPLLAKMHHPFSMGETAENVAEKYKITRERQDEFSYKSQMKAKAAIETGKFNNEILPVEIKSKKDVVIFNTDEFPRFDTTIEKLAKLKPAFREGGTVTAGNSSGVNDGASLLLICSEDFVKKHNLKPRARFVSGAVAGVDPACMGIGPVPATVKALSRANLKVDDLDLIELNEAFAAQSLAVIDELMLDESKINVNGGAIALGHPLGSSGSRILLTLLNEMEKRNKRYGLATMCIGVGQGIASIIERI
- the pgsA gene encoding CDP-diacylglycerol--glycerol-3-phosphate 3-phosphatidyltransferase, yielding MTLPNQLSVLRIILAPLFLYFFLSDNLLLKKISVGVYLIATITDWYDGWHARKFGVVTKTGIFLDPLADKILTSCAFIGFFLIGMMPLWMVIIIVVRDIVITLMRSYSEMNGKTLPTSYIAKVKTFVQMTYIFAILVLFFWSISTKDLTISVDIGVFLLSPYNYFLMALVTFLTVYTGITYFFEKKS
- a CDS encoding phosphatidylglycerophosphatase A is translated as MRFVKTKEIVNPDFKVDFFSKLIASWFFTGYFPKGSGTVGSLAAFVIFLFPSMNDPYMLSIAFLIVFILGTYATIPMMKRYGNDPSTVVVDEVVGQWFTIMIVMAAGYWKLNFICCAVTFIGFRGFDILKLQPAKYFDRKHTALGVMLDDVMAAIYGGVASIFAIILLQRLLNL
- a CDS encoding competence/damage-inducible protein A is translated as MNSKILTVGDEILIGQIVNTNAAFLGDVLFNTGLPVEKSVTIGDDEKILIDELQDSLYNYDVTIITGGLGPTHDDITKPVLLKFFKDKLILDEKVLEHVKKIFSTRNVPMPETNIGQAMVPSKSKVIWNENGTAPGIWIEKANKVFVALPGVPYEMKAMISDTVVPMLKEKYLKDLGYVLKQKTLLTTGVGESILNEMMGDVPSIIGEDKLAFLPSIEGVRLRINVKADTEENASQRISEIESKIREKIGEHIFGEGEEILEEIIGKLLTKKKFSIAVAESCTGGMISSRITDVSGSSEYFKGGMVTYSNKSKVKFLDVKKKTLTKYGAVSEKTAKQMAEGVRRHFKTDIGISTTGIAGPTGGSDEKPVGLVYIGYSDKKNTFAKKFLFGNFRDRNKKRAAQMALEIVRKELLKLQI